A single Triticum dicoccoides isolate Atlit2015 ecotype Zavitan chromosome 2A, WEW_v2.0, whole genome shotgun sequence DNA region contains:
- the LOC119353134 gene encoding SOSS complex subunit B homolog, whose translation MEVKLKDLVPAATNTVNTTFIVVDKAPRPAHANAHGREETCPSLVADETAAVHFLLWGTECDAFEPGDIVRLTDGIFSYHRGNNLFLRAGKRGRVEKVGEFTMMFVETPNMSEVRWGPDPGDPRKMVQEAVVSPYSQVFKPLH comes from the coding sequence ATGGAGGTGAAGCTCAAGGACCTCGTCCCGGCAGCGACTAACACAGTGAACACGACGTTCATCGTGGTCGACAAGGCGCCCCGCCCAGCCCACGCAAACGCGCACGGCAGGGAGGAGACATGCCCGTCACTAGTGGCTGACGAGACGGCGGCGGTGCATTTCCTTCTGTGGGGCACCGAGTGCGATGCCTTCGAGCCTGGGGACATCGTGCGGCTCACGGATGGCATCTTCTCGTACCACAGGGGCAACAACCTGTTCTTGCGCGCCGGCAAGCGAGGACGAGTGGAGAAGGTGGGCGAGTTCACCATGATGTTCGTCGAGACGCCCAACATGAGCGAGGTGAGGTGGGGGCCCGATCCAGGCGACCCAAGGAAGATGGTGCAGGAGGCTGTCGTGTCGCCCTACTCCCAAGTCTTCAAGCCGCTGCACTGA